One genomic region from Nilaparvata lugens isolate BPH chromosome 3, ASM1435652v1, whole genome shotgun sequence encodes:
- the LOC111054780 gene encoding run domain Beclin-1-interacting and cysteine-rich domain-containing protein isoform X1, whose translation MEETSQYLLHQLKITVEGLLITQPTNVWHVYGGLNRLHSIFEKIFKHGCRVFNQEGEPDCWIFIQGLSWLQPSLAASPTFIGNVENGPHPHSPPGARPNKAKLWLFKSLESHTLSQKLSWLLTDREHLLSCFKPTAFLCQEKYSEATLICLQAVEQNQLSFLSDIDPSLYLLKWNVVKSHRRCASFPEGIKMTVDGTSSLKKEGTELMSISPTLPNPKIDTVESSLSRDAISNSPNFSHTAQTTEKLSPSPSSSENKSISNLMRLKPWHSSPCLSDTLRPTNSNQDSSEKHKYLNVPESKTEPSSPAISAYSRLEKKSPYVSPTNLLKSISVLRIDYKELQKNEPLTNESSRTGLKLKSKSSKTKSLMTDCIVMHDVPKSESLLIKSDNSISDTPLVNSTSCSSSSLTCNESFMASESKNARLIPSARRRRKESPKLLSVPHSIWEETDEVMAEAKAKSSGGGRLKRVSSSPLVRSLPALALEKQHWNVARKKSFIEDGGSSIQPMSTKFFPRPTQGQSLASFLSSSQFTRANAELDRENAHFSISEAIISAIEQVKCNQLLGLVEENAYESDEEINSLKQRIRLRRRQKQEERRRTLIGITLLSDGKTDTTTTTDQSASPLSSSLGDSSDSLSTDDVDDLELDQVTSSNLDDLSKSGLSMSMASLYSEAEISRCSGGAGAGAENVVSAEAVALSLLSQFSDKQLPRASDIEWLVSEKDAPQQLLPLPRSWPVSPDEAEDQDMRQATLLRGTTDWAPPRPQVIFTLHPSPVRRVLMTKQNYRCAGCGMKVVPDYAHKYRYCEYLGRFFCTGCHMNQQAIIPGRVLSKWDFAKYPVSSFSYRLLDQMFSDPLFNIEDHSPNLYRRVRCLEKIRTLRLQLFYLKDFLLTCRFAHDLAKSLESEPPYILMEPDVYSLQDLISSKSGELGERLKELVSNATAHVKSCQLCQVRGFVCEVCRSQEVIYPWELERVVRCMKCGSCFHSNCYSPKLDCPRCLRILQRAASSVQRQQQQHTK comes from the exons ATGGAAGAAACTAGTCAGTACTTGTTGCACCAGTTGAAAATCACCGTTGAAGGTCTGCTGATCACGCAGCCCACTAATGTGTGGCATGTCTACGGCGGTCTCAACAGGCTTCATAGCATTTTCGAAAAGATCTTCAAACATGGATGCAGAGTTTTCAATCAAGAG GGCGAACCTGACTGTTGGATATTTATACAAGGTTTGAGTTGGCTGCAGCCTTCACTAGCCGCATCGCCCACTTTCATTGGCAACGTCGAGAACGGACCTCACCCTCATTCGCCGCCTGGAGCCAGACCAAACAAGGCCAAGTTGTGGCTTTTTAAAAG CCTTGAGTCACATACGCTGTCGCAGAAGCTCTCTTGGCTGCTGACTGACAGAGAACATCTTCTCTCTTGCTTTAAGCCTACCGCTTTTCTGTGCCAGGAGAAGTATAGTGAAGCCACTTTGATTTGCCTCCAGGCAGTCGAACAAAACCAACTATCGTTTCTCAGTGACATTGATCCAAGTCTG TACTTGCTCAAATGGAATGTAGTTAAGTCTCATCGCCGATGTGCCTCTTTCCCCGAAGGAATCAAAATGACTGTCGATGGAACAAGTAGCTTGAAAAAGGAAGGCACTGAACTTATGAGCATCAGTCCCACGCTTCCTAATCCGAAAATCGATACAGTTGAATCGTCATTGAGTCGTGATGCTATCAGCAACTCTCCCAACTTTAGTCACACCGCACAAACTACCGAGAAACTCAGTCCAAGTCCAAGCTCCTCTGAAAATAAGTCCATATCGAATCTCATGCGCCTTAAGCCATGGCACAGTTCTCCTTGCCTCTCTGATACTCTCCGTCCTACCAATAGCAATCAAGACTCATCGGAAAAGCACAAATATTTGAACGTCCCTGAATCAAAAACCGAGCCTTCATCTCCAGCCATCAGCGCTTATAGTAGATTAGAGAAGAAATCTCCGTATGTTTCCCCCACCAACTTGTTGAAAAGTATAAGTGTCCTTAGAATTGACTACAAGGAATTGCAGAAAAATGAACCACTAACCAATGAAAGTTCGAGAACTGGTTTGAAATTGAAGTCCAAGTCGAGCAAAACTAAATCTTTGATGACTGATTGTATAGTAATGCACGATGTACCGAAAAGTGAATCGTTGCTGATCAAAAGTGATAACTCAATTAGCGATACACCTCTAGTCAACTCAACTAGTTGCAGTAGTTCCAGTTTAACTTGCAATGAGTCTTTTATGGCGAGTGAGAGTAAGAACGCACGACTTATTCCATCAGCGCGTAGGAGAAGGAAAGAAAGCCCGAAATTGTTGAGTGTGCCTCACAGCATCTGGGAGGAGACGGATGAGGTGATGGCGGAGGCGAAAGCCAAGAGCAGCGGCGGCGGCAGACTGAAGCGAGTGAGCTCCTCGCCGCTGGTGCGATCGCTGCCTGCACTCGCACTCGAAAAGCAGCACTGGAATGTGGCACGCAAGAAGAGCTTCATAGAAGATGGCGGCAGCAGCATCCAGCCCATGTCCACCAAGTTCTTCCCGCGACCCACGCAAGGCCAGAGCCTCGCCagcttcctctcctcctctcaGTTCACCAGAGCCAATGCTGAACTCGACCGCGAGAATGCTCACTTCAGCATCTCTGAAGCGATCATCTCAGCCATAGAGCAG GTGAAGTGTAATCAGCTACTTGGTCTGGTAGAAGAGAATGCTTATGAAAGTGACGAGGAGATAAACAGTTTGAAGCAGCGAATTCGCCTAAGAAGACGACAAAAGCAGGAAGAACGGAGGCGCACACTTATTGGAATCACATTGCTCAGTGACGGAAAAACTGATA CTACCACAACAACTGATCAGAGCGCTAGTCCGTTGTCTTCTTCACTTGGCGATAGTTCGGATTCTCTATCGACGGATGACGTCGATGATTTAGAGCTGGACCAGGTCACTTCCAGCAATCTTGACGATCTATCCAAATCAG GTCTGTCAATGTCAATGGCGTCGCTCTACTCAGAGGCGGAGATATCGCGTTGTTCAGGTGGGGCTGGGGCTGGGGCCGAGAATGTGGTGTCGGCGGAAGCGGTGGCTCTGTCGCTGCTCAGCCAGTTCAGTGACAAGCAGTTGCCCAGAGCATCCGATATCGAATGGCTGGTGTCTGAAAAGGACGCCCCACAACAG CTGCTGCCGCTGCCGAGAAGCTGGCCAGTGAGTCCAGACGAGGCGGAGGACCAGGACATGCGACAGGCCACGCTGCTAAGGGGCACCACAGACTGGGCGCCCCCCCGGCCTCAGGTCATCTTCACCCTCCATCCTTCGCCCGT GAGGAGGGTTTTGATGACAAAGCAAAATTACAGATGCGCCGGCTGTGGAATGAAGGTGGTGCCTGATTATGCGCACAAATACCGCTATTGTGAATACCTCGGCCGCTTCTTTTGCACTGGATGCCACATGAATCAGCAGGCCATAATCCCTGGTCGAGTGCTTTCCAAATGGGACTTTGCCAA ATACCCTGTATCAAGTTTCTCCTATCGACTCTTGGATCAGATGTTCAGTGACCCCTTATTCAACATAGAGGATCATAGTCCGAATCTTTATAGACGTGTACGTTGTTTGGAAAAAATACGTACTTTACGACTCCAGCTGTtctatttgaaagatttccTTCTAACTTGTCGATTCGCTCACGA TTTGGCGAAATCACTGGAAAGTGAACCTCCCTACATTTTGATGGAGCCTGATGTCTATTCTCTGCAGGATCTCATTTCATCCAAATCAGGTGAACTGGGAGAAAGACTGAAAGAACTCGTCAGCAATGCTACTGCTCATGTTAAAAGTTGCCAG
- the LOC111054780 gene encoding run domain Beclin-1-interacting and cysteine-rich domain-containing protein isoform X2 — protein sequence MTVDGTSSLKKEGTELMSISPTLPNPKIDTVESSLSRDAISNSPNFSHTAQTTEKLSPSPSSSENKSISNLMRLKPWHSSPCLSDTLRPTNSNQDSSEKHKYLNVPESKTEPSSPAISAYSRLEKKSPYVSPTNLLKSISVLRIDYKELQKNEPLTNESSRTGLKLKSKSSKTKSLMTDCIVMHDVPKSESLLIKSDNSISDTPLVNSTSCSSSSLTCNESFMASESKNARLIPSARRRRKESPKLLSVPHSIWEETDEVMAEAKAKSSGGGRLKRVSSSPLVRSLPALALEKQHWNVARKKSFIEDGGSSIQPMSTKFFPRPTQGQSLASFLSSSQFTRANAELDRENAHFSISEAIISAIEQVKCNQLLGLVEENAYESDEEINSLKQRIRLRRRQKQEERRRTLIGITLLSDGKTDTTTTTDQSASPLSSSLGDSSDSLSTDDVDDLELDQVTSSNLDDLSKSGLSMSMASLYSEAEISRCSGGAGAGAENVVSAEAVALSLLSQFSDKQLPRASDIEWLVSEKDAPQQLLPLPRSWPVSPDEAEDQDMRQATLLRGTTDWAPPRPQVIFTLHPSPVRRVLMTKQNYRCAGCGMKVVPDYAHKYRYCEYLGRFFCTGCHMNQQAIIPGRVLSKWDFAKYPVSSFSYRLLDQMFSDPLFNIEDHSPNLYRRVRCLEKIRTLRLQLFYLKDFLLTCRFAHDLAKSLESEPPYILMEPDVYSLQDLISSKSGELGERLKELVSNATAHVKSCQLCQVRGFVCEVCRSQEVIYPWELERVVRCMKCGSCFHSNCYSPKLDCPRCLRILQRAASSVQRQQQQHTK from the exons ATGACTGTCGATGGAACAAGTAGCTTGAAAAAGGAAGGCACTGAACTTATGAGCATCAGTCCCACGCTTCCTAATCCGAAAATCGATACAGTTGAATCGTCATTGAGTCGTGATGCTATCAGCAACTCTCCCAACTTTAGTCACACCGCACAAACTACCGAGAAACTCAGTCCAAGTCCAAGCTCCTCTGAAAATAAGTCCATATCGAATCTCATGCGCCTTAAGCCATGGCACAGTTCTCCTTGCCTCTCTGATACTCTCCGTCCTACCAATAGCAATCAAGACTCATCGGAAAAGCACAAATATTTGAACGTCCCTGAATCAAAAACCGAGCCTTCATCTCCAGCCATCAGCGCTTATAGTAGATTAGAGAAGAAATCTCCGTATGTTTCCCCCACCAACTTGTTGAAAAGTATAAGTGTCCTTAGAATTGACTACAAGGAATTGCAGAAAAATGAACCACTAACCAATGAAAGTTCGAGAACTGGTTTGAAATTGAAGTCCAAGTCGAGCAAAACTAAATCTTTGATGACTGATTGTATAGTAATGCACGATGTACCGAAAAGTGAATCGTTGCTGATCAAAAGTGATAACTCAATTAGCGATACACCTCTAGTCAACTCAACTAGTTGCAGTAGTTCCAGTTTAACTTGCAATGAGTCTTTTATGGCGAGTGAGAGTAAGAACGCACGACTTATTCCATCAGCGCGTAGGAGAAGGAAAGAAAGCCCGAAATTGTTGAGTGTGCCTCACAGCATCTGGGAGGAGACGGATGAGGTGATGGCGGAGGCGAAAGCCAAGAGCAGCGGCGGCGGCAGACTGAAGCGAGTGAGCTCCTCGCCGCTGGTGCGATCGCTGCCTGCACTCGCACTCGAAAAGCAGCACTGGAATGTGGCACGCAAGAAGAGCTTCATAGAAGATGGCGGCAGCAGCATCCAGCCCATGTCCACCAAGTTCTTCCCGCGACCCACGCAAGGCCAGAGCCTCGCCagcttcctctcctcctctcaGTTCACCAGAGCCAATGCTGAACTCGACCGCGAGAATGCTCACTTCAGCATCTCTGAAGCGATCATCTCAGCCATAGAGCAG GTGAAGTGTAATCAGCTACTTGGTCTGGTAGAAGAGAATGCTTATGAAAGTGACGAGGAGATAAACAGTTTGAAGCAGCGAATTCGCCTAAGAAGACGACAAAAGCAGGAAGAACGGAGGCGCACACTTATTGGAATCACATTGCTCAGTGACGGAAAAACTGATA CTACCACAACAACTGATCAGAGCGCTAGTCCGTTGTCTTCTTCACTTGGCGATAGTTCGGATTCTCTATCGACGGATGACGTCGATGATTTAGAGCTGGACCAGGTCACTTCCAGCAATCTTGACGATCTATCCAAATCAG GTCTGTCAATGTCAATGGCGTCGCTCTACTCAGAGGCGGAGATATCGCGTTGTTCAGGTGGGGCTGGGGCTGGGGCCGAGAATGTGGTGTCGGCGGAAGCGGTGGCTCTGTCGCTGCTCAGCCAGTTCAGTGACAAGCAGTTGCCCAGAGCATCCGATATCGAATGGCTGGTGTCTGAAAAGGACGCCCCACAACAG CTGCTGCCGCTGCCGAGAAGCTGGCCAGTGAGTCCAGACGAGGCGGAGGACCAGGACATGCGACAGGCCACGCTGCTAAGGGGCACCACAGACTGGGCGCCCCCCCGGCCTCAGGTCATCTTCACCCTCCATCCTTCGCCCGT GAGGAGGGTTTTGATGACAAAGCAAAATTACAGATGCGCCGGCTGTGGAATGAAGGTGGTGCCTGATTATGCGCACAAATACCGCTATTGTGAATACCTCGGCCGCTTCTTTTGCACTGGATGCCACATGAATCAGCAGGCCATAATCCCTGGTCGAGTGCTTTCCAAATGGGACTTTGCCAA ATACCCTGTATCAAGTTTCTCCTATCGACTCTTGGATCAGATGTTCAGTGACCCCTTATTCAACATAGAGGATCATAGTCCGAATCTTTATAGACGTGTACGTTGTTTGGAAAAAATACGTACTTTACGACTCCAGCTGTtctatttgaaagatttccTTCTAACTTGTCGATTCGCTCACGA TTTGGCGAAATCACTGGAAAGTGAACCTCCCTACATTTTGATGGAGCCTGATGTCTATTCTCTGCAGGATCTCATTTCATCCAAATCAGGTGAACTGGGAGAAAGACTGAAAGAACTCGTCAGCAATGCTACTGCTCATGTTAAAAGTTGCCAG